A single region of the Cyclopterus lumpus isolate fCycLum1 chromosome 16, fCycLum1.pri, whole genome shotgun sequence genome encodes:
- the LOC117745551 gene encoding histone-lysine N-methyltransferase ASH1L-like isoform X2 yields the protein MDQRVKGRTPTTTNSTLDPTSASEDSEVVEKKKRGEVEKGDVGEKEEEKRGVVKKREGDKGAVLELLIEGRCGSAGQQQLQISGRETSCPEGNVRLRIGLQAKRTKKPPKILESYVCKPTVRTYQRQARGGLLRGNGDGGPQNKSSSTPDEATRDQHSGLDSVQTTSKQTASAASPPLASSSSLSSSSSLALSSTISTTAPAITSHRTKSVKQVPIKLANKTEVNSNGSSERVKKKKLPSVNGKPVSAGHKPCFATTDQTASITPPTTCIQGPSASETRNEGKTSKKHNGWVQTAKKKGLSNGKGSVDILGTSTSQKNKVGKHSSSSSVSFMDSSTRLPAFPSSHKELSLSNKSRPDSPSSSSVTPKPQPLPIVALSSAQTQDQDPSLQASLETKRDKERKAKKDKQKDKKSKRDRLGAERAKSQIRKEEGKKKKKEKGKYWKSRHGKEKEEGHRTDDTWRDESKTERGKAEKKRDTLSPDSLRPEDNTFGETVDTGKLDKTYNVMNPGRPDDINKMEDSCKPVKQAEPETATGDSSKSKEQDVSRHSTVPPSHPLSSAPPSLPTPSARAPVSPPFSPQEQDSRPLKKRKARRPSWTKLVHRAQRLENHEAPSDSQHNPLLSFPQNPKMPLLAKATIHQIDESHTAPSGSLNSSSSPLSSATKPPSPKQSHPTSDPSFPASRCPIAPARKRGRPKSHSSSSDEPPTRLLPNAIPTEVPLMGCDRVQKAPVLEPSPKLQCAAQSKSSPKKRGRPPKRPLPEDHSRDALNRTERSEDFHTPEKGNRQLKIRRLINEMKKRKKRRLHKAMLSGYVGKEARGDQPADPETSLRMSKSIEATTVHTLSALSSSFGSKLGPQINVSKRGTIYMGKRRGRKPKANTNSQNTTQSSLFNNPSETSLFSSNQPQPPPSHPFPSPSLTHSSGAQSPYSEGSLTEPTSSLLFPHPFSLPSPSSSCTSPRPLSSSSLYPFVKKSCPCQGRHHFPFHQSSCKLSCPTPPLHHTPGSPGHLKEATPRASPRSESHSEDTLPSDSGIGTDNNSVSERAEMRGVRGMFRLGQGSGGILVGQRHPSSLGDRPSPVSSPLSLMPRHTNPGPNSTTVERHRDRHRHRRRDYDCSSSCSCLCPCSCPGHNKCSHLDYYPCLGHNALKRQKNKHKKKHQQLHMQDPEFLAELEDLIGQFSEIHIGRRSWARTGLGQGSDGSRSAAGGRRHHSSHSLRSNIFRINLNGFYSPHPSPYSANPSFSPQPFYPCQPVHCSRKPDSRQCGCSSKFQETIENMGFYGSYPPATPLYHHLPSSYQLPSPHQYSPHQSHHAHFLLNPARFHRRRSRLLREGALGGQVEGDIGGSGGASHLSSGFTSSLPCGCGRSEHKHKHKHRHCEQDMDEEEELHEEDGIEREGLASSKPRAGFILGQGEAGRKGSRGMGSAAAATSSSSAERFKHTSLTSLGLGSSHLSSFGGSWGGLGQSWKQFGGLGGTGFGNTTPSWRGFTGEQHTGRRIASDGEDEDGEDELHLYRTSPSPTHTNLFTSVALATGGTGLRSGLACKSPGSGDRSWRKDEPAWTERRETGLQGDSRCRVQQKPMPTPDSVVGGGKRRPGRPRKHPLPSTVSSLMHSSAAPSMSSPDLWPGHKRDGREVGGPERDRGGDTGQQVTGELELQARKKRGRKRKHGDSPCHQSTVC from the exons ATGGACCAGAGAGTGAAGGGGAGAACCCCTACAACCACAAACTCCACTCTGGACCCCACCTCTGCATCTGAAGACTCTGAAGTGgtagagaaaaagaagaggggtgaggtggagaaaggagatgtaggggaaaaggaggaggagaaaagaggagtagtgaaaaagagagaaggagacaagGGGGCAGTGCTGGAGTTGCTCATTGAGGGGCGTTGTGGAAGCGCAGGGCAGCAACAGCTTCAGATCTCTGGCAGAGAGACCAGCTGCCCTGAGGGGAATGTACGTCTCCGAATTGGACTCCAGGCCAAGCGCACCAAAAAACCGCCCAAGATCTTGGAGAGCTACGTCTGCAAGCCCACCGTCAGGACCTATCAGAGACAAGCCCGAGGGGGACTGCTGAGGGGGAATGGAGACGGAGGACCGCAGAATAAAAGCAGCTCCACTCCAGACGAAGCAACCAGAGATCAACATTCAGGCTTGGATTCTGTCCAGACCACATCTAAACAAACTGCATCCGCTGCTTCACCACCActtgcatcatcatcatcattatcatcttcatcatcactggCGTTATCATCAACAATTTCCACGACAGCCCCGGCCATAACCAGCCATAGGACCAAGTCTGTCAAACAG GTTCCTATCAAACTGGCCAATAAGACAGAGGTGAATTCAAATGGCTCATCTGAGAgagtgaagaaaaagaagcttcCCAGTGTCAATGGCAAGCCTGTCTCTGCAGGACACAAACCCTGCTTTGCTACAACAGACCAAACAGCTTCAATTACTCCTCCCACCACATGCATCCAAGGCCCATCTGCATCGGAAACCAGGAATGAAGGGAAGACCTCCAAGAAACATAATGGTTGGGTTCAGACAGCAAAAAAGAAGGGACTATCTAATGGGAAAGGCTCTGTCGACATACTTGGCACTTCCACCTCGCAGAAAAACAAAGTTGGAAAACACAGCAgttcctcctctgtttccttcATGGACTCCTCAACAAGACTTCCAGCCTTCCCCAGCTCCCATAAAGAACTCAGTCTGTCCAATAAGAGTAGACCAgactctccttcctcttcttcagtcACCCCTAAACCACAGCCCCTTCCCATTGTGGCTCTCTCCTCTGCCCAAACCCAAGATCAGGATCCCTCTCTACAGGCCTCactagagacaaagagagacaaagagaggaaagcaaagaaagacaaacagaaagacaaaaaatcAAAGAGAGATAGATTGGGAGCTGAGAGAGCAAAGAGTCAGATCAgaaaggaagaagggaagaagaagaaaaaagagaaagggaaataTTGGAAATCAAGGCATggtaaagaaaaagaggaagggcATAGGACTGATGATACGTGGAGGGATGAGTCAAAGACTGAAAGAGGAAaggcagagaaaaagagagatacaCTTAGCCCAGACAGTCTAAGACCAGAGGATAATACATTTGGTGAAACAGTTGATACTGGTAAACTAGATAAAACCTATAACGTCATGAATCCAGGCAGACCAGATGATATAAACAAGATGGAGGACAGTTGTAAGCCAGTTAAACAAGCTGAGCCAGAAACCGCAACAGGTGACTCCAGTAAATCAAAAGAACAAGATGTCTCAAGACATTCAACTGTGCCTCCAAGCCACCCCCTCTCTTCTGCTCCCCCCTCTCTGCCCACTCCCTCTGCCCGTGCCCCTGTTTCTCCCCCTTTTTCCCCCCAAGAGCAGGACAGCCGTCCGCTTAAGAAGCGTAAAGCCAGGCGGCCCAGCTGGACCAAGCTGGTGCACCGGGCTCAGAGGCTGGAAAATCATGAAGCCCCTTCAGATTCCCAACATAATCCTTTACTAAGTTTCCCCCAGAACCCCAAGATGCCCCTTCTTGCCAAGGCCACTATTCATCAGATTGATGAGTcacacacagctccctctggCTCGTTAAACAGcagctcctcccctctctcgtcTGCAACCAAACCTCCATCTCCAAAGCAGAGTCATCCCACATCCGACCCTAGTTTCCCTGCTTCCAGATGCCCCATAGCCCCTGCCCGAAAAAGGGGCCGCCCAAAATCTCACAGCTCTAGCTCAGATGAACCTCCCACGAGGCTTTTACCAAACGCTATCCCAACTGAGGTGCCTCTAATGGGGTGTGACAGAGTTCAAAAAGCCCCAGTGCTGGAGCCAAGTCCAAAACTGCAGTGCGCCGCTCAGTCTAAATCCAGCCCTAAAAAGCGTGGACGTCCCCCCAAGCGACCCCTCCCCGAGGACCACAGTCGAGATGCACTGAATCGCACTGAAAGGAGTGAAGATTTTCACACTCCTGAAAAGGGGAACAGGCAGCTAAAGATCAGGAGGCTGATTAAcgaaatgaagaaaagaaagaagaggagactTCACAAGGCAATGCTGTCTGGGTATGTGGGAAAGGAGGCAAGAGGAGACCAGCCAGCAGATCCCGAGACCTCTCTGAGAATGAGTAAATCAATAGAGGCTACAacagtacacacactctcagccctgtcttcctcctttgGGAGCAAGTTGGGCCCTCAGATCAATGTGAGCAAGAGAGGGACCATCTACATGGGCAAGAGACGAGGACGCAAGCCGAAAGCTAACACCAACTCCCAGAACACCACACAGTCGTCCTTGTTTAACAATCCCTCTGAAACATCTCTCTTCTCATCTAACCAACCCcagcctcctccctctcacccatttccatctccatctctcacCCACTCAAGTGGGGCCCAGAGCCCTTATAGTGAAGGCAGCCTCACAGAACCAACATCTTCCCTACTTTTTCCTCaccctttctccctcccttccccatCATCCTCCTGTACCTCCCcccgtcctctctcctcctcgtccctctATCCTTTTGTGAAGAAGAGTTGTCCATGTCAGGGAAGGCATCATTTTCCCTTTCACCAGTCTTCATGTAAGCTTTCCTGTCCCACCCCTCCGCTGCATCATACACCAGGCTCTCCGGGCCACCTGAAAGAGGCCACCCCCAGGGCCTCCCCCAGGAGTGAGTCGCACAGCGAGGACACGCTGCCTAGCGACAGTGGGATTGGAACGGATAACAACAGTGTTTCTGAGCGAGCGGAGATGAGGGGGGTTAGAGGCATGTTCAGGTTGGGTCAGGGGTCAGGAGGGATTTTGGTGGGTCAAAGGCACCCCTCCTCTCTTGGGGATCGTCCCTCTCCTGTCTCTTCACCCCTCTCTCTAATGCCGAGACACACAAACCCCGGCCCCAACTCAACTACTGTGGAGCGGCACAGAGACCGACACAGGCACAGGCGAAGGGATTACGActgttcctcttcctgttcttgCTTGTGCCCGTGCTCCTGTCCAGGACACAACAAGTGCTCTCATTTGGACTATTACCCATGCCTTGGACACAATGCactgaagagacagaaaaataaacataagaagAAGCACCAGCAGCTGCACATGCAGGATCCAGAGTTTCTGGCCGAGCTAGAAGATTTGATTGGTCAGTTCAGCGAGATCCACATCGGACGGCGAAGTTGGGCGAGGACAGGACTGGGACAGGGCTCTGATGGGAGTAGGAGTGCTGCTGGGGGAAGGCGTCATCACTCCTCACATTCTCTCCGCTCCAACATCTTCAGGATCAATCTGAATGGCTTCTActctcctcacccctcacctTACTCTGCtaatccctccttctccccccagCCTTTCTACCCTTGCCAGCCAGTGCATTGCAGCAGGAAGCCGGACAGCAGGCAATGTGGTTGCTCGTCAAAATTTCAGGAGACCATTGAAAATATGGGCTTTTACGGCAGCTATCCCCCAGCCACACCACTTTATCACCACCTCCCCAGCTCCTACCAGCTTCCCTCACCACACCAGTATTCCCCCCATCAGTCCCATCATGCACACTTCCTCCTCAACCCAGCCAGATTCCACAGGCGAAGGAGCAGGTTGCTGCGGGAGGGAGCTTTAGGAGGGCAGGTTGAGGGAGATATAGGAGGCAGTGGAGGAGCCTCACACCTCAGTTCAGGGTTCACATCCAGCCTCCCCTGTGGCTGTGGGAGgagtgaacacaaacacaaacataaacaccgGCACTGCGAGCAAGAcatggatgaggaagaggagttgCACGAGGAAGATGGAATTGAGAGAGAGGGGTTGGCTAGTTCAAAGCCAAGGGCAGGGTTCATTTTGGGGCAAGGTGAAGCAGGAAGAAAAGGGTCCAGAGGAATGGGgtccgctgctgctgccacatCGTCATCCTCAGCAGAGAGGTTCAAACACACATCTCTCACCTCACTAGGGCTGGGCTCCTCTCACCTGTCTTCATTTGGAGGAAGCTGGGGCGGTCTGGGCCAGAGCTGGAAACAATTTGGGGGCCTGGGAGGCACAGGATTTGGAAATACAACTCCCAGCTGGAGAGGCTTTACTGGAGAGCAACATACAGGCAGACGGATCGCATCAGACGGAGAGGACGAAGACGGCGAGGACGAGTTACACCTGTACAGGACGTCACCGTCCCCAACACACACCAACCTGTTCACATCAGTTGCCTTGGCAACAGGGGGGACGGGTCTGAGGAGCGGATTGGCCTGTAAGAGTCCAGGAAGTGGGGACAGGTCATGGAGGAAAGATGAGCCAGCCTggactgagaggagagaaacag